Proteins co-encoded in one Oreochromis aureus strain Israel breed Guangdong linkage group 3, ZZ_aureus, whole genome shotgun sequence genomic window:
- the LOC120435181 gene encoding uncharacterized protein LOC120435181, whose translation MACTSQSTVEYVRRAKPKLVRTLKGLTVIVEHLYQKEVFSEEEVSKIKTAGDDFDKTREIVNRVIKKGEAACYEFLRIIDIRKRSTERPPSFLEITASDSSSRDKFDLNYWISCFSFKDDTNMDVTYLQGPKPCHRYQQKLKFKAQKVSERSWIQSKAVLFNKETSLSYTSLVLDTQGQASASKIKKVKDQEKQEASHKKTQGLLA comes from the exons ATGGCTTGTACATCTCAGTCCACTGTGGAGTACGTCAGGAGGGCCAAGCCCAAACTGGTGAGAACATTAAAGGGGCTCACTGTGATTGTGGAGCATCTCTACCAGAAAGAAGTTTTCTCAGAGGAAGAAGTCAGTAAAATAAAGACAGCAGGTGACGACTTTGACAAAACCAGAGAAATTGTGAACCGTGTCATAAAAAAGGGGGAAGCAGCCTGCTATGAGTTTCTCAGGATTATTGACATAAGAAAGAGATCTACAGAAAGGCCGCCATCTTTTCTGGAAATTACAGCGTCAGATTCCTCTTCACGAGACAAATTTGACCTGAACTACTGGATCAGCTGCTTTTCCTTCAAGGACGACACCAACATGGATGTAACATATTTACAAG GCCCTAAACCGTGTCACAGATACCAGCAAAAGTTGAAATTTAAAGCTCAGAAGGTTTCAGAAAGATCATGGATCCAAAGTAAAGCAGTCCTGTTCAACAAGGAGACATCTTTGTCCTACACTTCACTTGTGTTAGACACACAAGGACAGGCTTCAgcatccaaaataaaaaaagtcaaagatcaagaaaagcaggaagcttcGCACAAAAAAACTCAAGGCCTActtgcttag